One genomic window of Dromaius novaehollandiae isolate bDroNov1 chromosome 23, bDroNov1.hap1, whole genome shotgun sequence includes the following:
- the MACO1 gene encoding macoilin, whose product MKRRSADCSKLRRPLKRNRITEGIYGSTFLYLKFLVVWALVLLADFVLEFRFEYLWPFWLFIRSVYDSFRYQGLAFSVFFVCVAFTSNIICLLFIPIQWLFFAASTYVWVQYVWHTERGVCLPTVSLWILFVYIEAAIRFKDLKNFHVDLCRPFAAHCIGYPVVTLGFGFKSYVSYKMRLRKQKEVQKENEFYMQLLQQALPPEQQMLQRQEREAEEAAKGLSDMDSSILLQHNGGIPANKKLSATLPELEYREKGKEKDKDAKKHNLGINNNILQPVDSKIQEIEYMENHINSKRLNNDLVGSTENLLKEDSCTASSKNYKNVSGVVNSSPRSHSATNGSIPSSSTKNEKKQKCASKSPSTHKDLMENCIPNNQLSKPDALVRLEQDIKKLKADLQASRQIEQELRSQISSLTNTERGIRSEIGQLRQENELLQNKLHNAVQMKQKDKQMISQLEKKLKAEQEARAFVEKQLMEEKKRKKLEEATAARAVAFAATRGECTETLRNRIRELETECKKLTIDIKLKEDQMRELEMKVQELRKYKENEKDTEVLMSALSAMQDKTQHLENSLSAETRIKLDLFSALGDAKRQLEIAQGQIIQKDQEIKDLKQKIAEVMAVMPSITYTAATSTLSPVSPHYSSKFVETSPSGLDPNASVYQPLKK is encoded by the exons ATGAAGCGGCGGAGCGCAGACTGCAGCAAGCTGCGGCGGCCGCTCAAGCGGAACCGCATCACCGAGGGCATCTACGGCAG tacaTTTCTGTATCTGAAGTTCCTAGTAGTGTGGGCACTAGTACTGTTGGCAGACTTTGTCCTGGAGTTCAGATTTGAATATCTGTGGCCATTCTGGCTCTTCATCAGGAGTGTTTATGATTCCTTCAGATACCAGGGTTTG gccttttcagtattttttgtttgtgtagcATTCACGTCAAATATAATATGTCTGCTCTTCATACCAATACAATGGCTGTTTTTTGCTGCCAGCACGTATGTATGGGTACAGTATGTCTGGCACACAG AGAGAGGTGTGTGTTTACCAACAGTATCACTGTGGATACTTTTTGTTTATATTGAAGCAGCGATTAGATTTAAAGACTTAAAAAACTTCCATGTAGACCTTTGTCGTCCTTTTGCAGCACACTG tATTGGTTACCCTGTTGTGACTTTGGGCTTTGGCTTTAAAAGTTACGTCAGCTACAAAATGcgtttaagaaaacaaaaagaagtgcagaaagagaatgaattctacatgcagcttctccagcaagCTCTGCCCCCAGAACAGCAGATGCTACAAAGACAAGAGAGGGAAGCAGAGGAAG CAGCCAAAGGATTATCTGATATGGATTCCTCAATACTTTTGCAGCACAATGGAGGCATTCCAGCCAATAAAAAATTATCTGCAACATTGCCGGAGCTAGAATatagagaaaaagggaaagaaaaggacaaggatgCGAAGAAACACAACCTTGGAATAAATAACAATATTTTGCAACCTGTAGACTCTAAAATACAAGAAATTGAATACATGGAAAACCATATCAATAGTAAAAGATTAAATAATGATCTTGTAGGAAGTACAGAAAACCTCTTAAAAGAGGACTCATGCACTGCCTCAtccaaaaattacaaaaatgtcaGTGGAGTTGTGAACTCCTCGCCTCGCAGTCACAGTGCAACTAACGGGAGCATCCCTTCCTCATCtactaaaaatgagaaaaaacagaaatgcgCTAGCAAGAGCCCAAGCACACATAAGGACTTAATGGAAAATTGTATTCCTAATAACCAGCTAAGCAAACCAGATGCACTGGTAAG ATTGGAACAAGATATTAAAAAGTTAAAGGCTGACCTGCAAGCAAGCAGGCAGATCGAACAGGAGCTACGTAGTCAGATCAGTTCTCTGACTAACACAGAACGGGGAATTCGGTCTGAAATAGGACAGCTCCGGCAAGAAAATGAACTGCTTCAGAACAA ATTGCACAATGCtgtacaaatgaaacaaaaagacaaacaaatgaTCAGCCAGTTGGAGAAGAAACTAAAGGCGGAGCAAGAAGCACGAGCCTTCGTAGAAAAAcaattaatggaagaaaagaaaagaaagaaattggaagAAGCAACTGCTGCACGTGCTGTTGCATTTGCTGCTACAAG AGGAGAATGTACTGAAACTTTACGGAATCGCATCCGAGAGCTGGAGACAGAGTGCAAGAAGCTAACAATTGACATAAAGCTGAAAGAAGATCAGATGCGAGAACTAGAAATGAAAGTGCAG GAGCTGCGGAAGTACAAGGAAAATGAGAAGGATACGGAGGTGTTAATGTCAGCACTTTCAGCCATGCAAGATAAAACACAGCACTTAGAGAATAGCCTGAGTGCAGAGACAAGAATCAAGCTGGATCTGTTCTCTGCATTAGGAGATGCAAAACGGCAGCTTGAGATTGCCCAAG GGCAAATCATTCAAAAAGATCAGGAAATCAAGGACCTAAAACAGAAGATAGCAGAAGTTATGGCAGTAATGCCCAGCATAACATACACTGCAGCCACCAGCACTCTGAGTCCTGTTTCCCCACATTACTCTTCCAAATTTGTGGAGACCAGCCCTTCTGGACTTGATCCCAATGCCTCTGTTTATCAGCCCTTGAAGAAATGA